The genomic DNA aagCGTCAAGATAAATTGGAAGCTTGCTTCACAGCAAGTTTTAGCAAGCCTCTAATGAAATATATACcaaagataataaataaataaaaaatgtggcTGTTTGTCCGGAAACTTTGACACACCTCAACCACGTGACCTTGAGCGCATGAACTGTTCCAATTTGTCCCAAACCTCAAGTGCTGCAGCTCTATCCTGGTGCCGTTTGTTCTTGCTAATCTGCAAACGAAATTTGAACTTATATCTACAACAAACAGAATAACTATCGCATAGAAGAAATCACAAAATATTAGATTACTGGATGTATCTGACAACAGAACTGAATATCTCAGAGAAGAAAAAGGCTCACTGAAATGATTTTCACATTCCATTGCTTAACAGTCCTTGCTGACTCCAGGCTATCATCCTCAAACCGCATGAAAAACCCAAGAACTGTAACAGAAATCAGCAAAcacatatttttctttgtacAACATACAAATCAAAGGAAGACGGGGTCCTTGAAAGTGGAGATTTTGAGAGATAATACACTACTAGGAATTATTAATTCCATACTTAAGAGCCCACCCTAGCCTAAACAACATTTTGAATACAATAAGAACCTGAAAGTTGACATAAACTTTCAAGTTTCAACGCATATACAATGGAATAAACCTGTATAAGCAAAAGGGGGAATTCACACCTACATGCCTTATAAAACTCAAAATGTTCAAGTTCAAATCAAATTCCAAATCCACTAGGAGGACAACACTTCCTTACTTTTGTTGAAGATCTCAACGTGGTCCTTGAAAGGCCAGTCCTTGAACTGCCACTCCTTCCCCAACACAAAAACCGCCACCACCCGATCCCAGTCCTCTGCCTTCAACGCCGACGGCTTATCCCTCACCTCGTAGGCCGTCACCACCCGGTCTCTACTGAACTTTTTCTGCACAGTAACACAGTCcggcttcggccccttcatcTGCTTCACCTTCACATCCGTTGGAATAAACACTCCATCCTCCAAAAACTCCTTCACATTGTGTATCGTGATCAGGGTCTGAAACGCACTCGGCACCAAAATGATCGGAACGCCCTCCCCAATTTTGCTACCTTTCAAGAGCATTTTCGGCTTCGAATCGTACCCCATTTCGTCCCCGAAGCCTCTCTCGTCGCCCCTCATCAGCCGACTCTTCGCCACCAGCCCGTCCTTCCGCTGCTGCGCCTCCGCCCGCTGCCGCTCCTCGTCCCGCTTCGTGGCCGCCATCCAGACCCCGTAGAAGTTCCGATTCCGACACTCCAGCATCGTCTCGCGGTCCTTCAACGGCCTCTCCATCGAACGAATCATCGAGATGTAATTCTCGGGAACCCTAAACGCGTCGTCGTTCAAATTAATGCCGAATTCTTGCGGGGGGAGCAAGGCGGGGTCCTCGGGGCGGTACTCGTCCGGGATTTTAGGAGGATTAGGGTTTGGAGGGGCGAGGAACTGGATGGAATCGGAGGAGGAAACCTTGCCTTGGAGGTAGTCAAGCAGGGGCTTGCGGTCGATGAAGG from Diospyros lotus cultivar Yz01 chromosome 4, ASM1463336v1, whole genome shotgun sequence includes the following:
- the LOC127800124 gene encoding protein CDC73 homolog; the protein is MDPLSALRDYTIRNELDKIVRVGDEFRFGGEYAFPCGVATAYRSKQGSLYTLETLVHFVKNHHLKHTEYMHHARLHNLPSVVTFIDRKPLLDYLQGKVSSSDSIQFLAPPNPNPPKIPDEYRPEDPALLPPQEFGINLNDDAFRVPENYISMIRSMERPLKDRETMLECRNRNFYGVWMAATKRDEERQRAEAQQRKDGLVAKSRLMRGDERGFGDEMGYDSKPKMLLKGSKIGEGVPIILVPSAFQTLITIHNVKEFLEDGVFIPTDVKVKQMKGPKPDCVTVQKKFSRDRVVTAYEVRDKPSALKAEDWDRVVAVFVLGKEWQFKDWPFKDHVEIFNKILGFFMRFEDDSLESARTVKQWNVKIISISKNKRHQDRAAALEVWDKLEQFMRSRSRG